Proteins found in one Aquibium microcysteis genomic segment:
- the ytfQ gene encoding galactofuranose ABC transporter, galactofuranose-binding protein YtfQ yields MSSGALAQTIGFSQIGSESGWRAAETTVTRQEAEKRGIDLKFADAQQKQENQIKAVRSFIAQGVDAILLAPVVATGWDSVLEEAKEAEIPVVLLDRMVDSSKDLYLTAVGSDLVHEGEVAGKWLVDTLAGKPCNVVELQGTTGSSPAIDRKTGFENAIKGHDNIKIVRSQTGDFTRTKGKEVMESFLKAEGGGANICALYAHNDDMAVGAIQAIKEAGLKPGTDILVVSIDAVPDIFVAMAAGEANATVELTPNMAGPAFDALAAFMKDGTMPPKFIQTESKLYTQADDPKGEYERRKDLGY; encoded by the coding sequence ATGTCGTCTGGCGCGCTTGCCCAGACGATCGGCTTCTCTCAGATCGGATCGGAGTCCGGCTGGCGGGCGGCCGAGACGACGGTGACGCGCCAGGAGGCGGAGAAGCGCGGCATCGACCTGAAGTTCGCCGACGCCCAGCAGAAGCAGGAGAACCAGATCAAGGCGGTGCGCTCCTTCATCGCCCAGGGCGTGGACGCCATCCTGCTGGCGCCGGTCGTCGCAACCGGCTGGGATTCGGTGCTCGAAGAAGCGAAGGAGGCCGAGATCCCCGTCGTGCTCCTCGACCGCATGGTCGATTCCTCGAAGGATCTCTATCTCACGGCGGTCGGCTCCGACCTCGTCCACGAGGGTGAGGTCGCCGGCAAATGGCTCGTCGACACGCTTGCGGGCAAGCCGTGCAACGTGGTCGAACTCCAGGGCACGACCGGCTCGTCCCCGGCGATCGACCGCAAGACCGGCTTCGAGAACGCCATCAAGGGTCACGACAACATCAAGATCGTCCGCAGCCAGACCGGTGACTTCACCCGCACCAAGGGCAAGGAAGTCATGGAGAGCTTCCTGAAGGCCGAAGGCGGCGGCGCCAACATCTGCGCGCTCTACGCCCACAACGACGACATGGCCGTCGGCGCGATTCAGGCGATCAAGGAAGCCGGCCTGAAGCCGGGAACCGACATCCTCGTCGTCTCCATCGACGCCGTTCCGGACATCTTCGTGGCCATGGCCGCCGGCGAGGCGAATGCCACCGTCGAACTGACGCCGAACATGGCCGGCCCCGCCTTCGACGCCCTTGCCGCCTTCATGAAGGACGGCACCATGCCGCCGAAGTTCATCCAGACCGAGTCCAAGCTCTACACCCAGGCGGACGATCCGAAGGGCGAGTACGAGCGCCGCAAGGATCTCGGCTACTGA